Proteins from a genomic interval of Lycium ferocissimum isolate CSIRO_LF1 chromosome 2, AGI_CSIRO_Lferr_CH_V1, whole genome shotgun sequence:
- the LOC132032596 gene encoding uncharacterized protein LOC132032596, giving the protein MEKEDIIRKAEELVENAMRGNDASHDAAHAFRVRDLALSLAHQQALSSHSMLIVELAALLHDIGDYKYVRDPSEARIVEQFLQGQGIEEEMKIKILDIIKLMGFKEEVGGLANMNHSIEFGVVQDADRLDAIGAIGIARCFTFGGSRHRVLHDPRIQPRSDLSKENYMNKEEQTTVNHFHEKLLKLKDLMKTEAGKERAEKRHKFMEDFLKEFYEEWDGRA; this is encoded by the exons ATGGAGAAGGAGGATATAATAAGAAAGGCAGAGGAGTTGGTAGAGAATGCAATGAGAGGAAACGACGCTTCACATGATGCTGCCCATGCCTTTCGAGTTAGAGACCTTGCCCTTTCACTTGCTCACCAGCAAgccctttcttctcattccatGCTAATC GTGGAACTGGCTGCTCTTCTGCATGATATAG GTGACTACAAATACGTAAG AGATCCATCTGAGGCAAGGATTGTTGAGCAATTTCTTCAGGGTCAAGGCATAGAGGAAGAGATGAAGATCAAGATTTTGGATATAATTAAGCTGATGG GTTTCAAGGAAGAAGTTGGAGGGCTTGCAAATATGAATCATTCCATAGAGTTTGGGGTGGTGCAAGATGCCGATCGGCTTGATGCTATTGGTGCAATAG GAATCGCCCGTTGCTTTACTTTCGGCGGAAGCAGGCATAGAGTTCTCCATGACCCAAGAATTCAACCTCGATCAGATCTGTCTAAGGAAAATTACATGAACAAAGAAGAGCAAACTACTGTGAATCATTTTCATGAGAAGCTTCTCAAATTGAAGGACTTGATGAAGACAGAG GCTGGGAAGGAAAGGGCTGAAAAAAGGCACAAATTTATGGAGGATTTTCTGAAGGAGTTCTATGAAGAGTGGGATGGGAGGGCTTAA